The DNA segment AGGAGGCTGACCATTTTATAAAAGATGGGGACTAATAATGCTTCTTTAGATTAGGGAATTAGAAATTGATAATCTGAGATGGATAATTGAGAAACGGCATCCCAGGTATTATTATGTGTTGGGGTCCCATTGGTAAAGTCGACCAACTGGAGAGTGCGTGGGAAGGGCACACGGAGCAGATCTAACTACCTTTCCCCAACCCAACCCTCTCTGACATTGATTCCTTACCCCAAATCCCACCCCAATTAATACACGCGGAGCCCGCCATCTCCGACCGAGTAAAACTCCAAATTCACCGCCCCCGCTACCTCAATAGCCATTTCCATCTGCTGCTGCTCTAGGGTTTACCCATCATCAACAAAAACATGATCCAGCTCCTCTTCACCGTCATCTTTGCCGAAATGGCTCTTATCATGACCCTCCTCTTCAAAACCCCCCTCCGAAAGCTGGTCGTCATGGCCTTGGATCGGGTCAAGCGTGGGAGAGGTCCCATCATGGCCCAGACTGTTGCTACTACTGTTTTTGTGGTGCTTATGTCCAGCGTTTACAGTATGATGAAGATCCAGAACCGTTCTGTCGAACCCGGTTTGATTAATCCCACCGATCAGGTTCTTATGGCCAGGCATCTGCTCGAAGCCTCTCTCATGGGTATTTCCGATCGCTTGATTGCTTTTTTTACTtcgtttggttgccgagaaaattgaagaaaagaaaaaagaaaacaaaacactCTTGAGTTTTGTGATTTTTGTTTTGCAGAAATGAGAAACTGACCTAAATTAAGTCAAAATGCTTGCATTTggctttgaaattttgttttcttatctttttaatgttttaattttctctattttctcagAACCAAGTGTCCTCcaattgttgatttttttttttttttttttgtggtgaaTTTGGTTTTTAACTCATCAGCTCTCATCATCATAAATATATTCCAATCAAAACTAGCATGTGTTGTCGTAATTGCAAATACCAAGAGTTAGGGCTCTAATGGTATAGTGAGATTGATGAGAAAGGtagaaaacaataatttttggCTTAAAAGATGATTATAAAGTTGCTCTAGGAATGGGAAATGAATGCAAAGATGATTTCCCTAGTCTCAAAAACCCAAATACCAACATTCTCACTGAATTTCCCAAACCCAAAAGAACTTCATGTCTGATCACACATAAAAATTCAACCCCTGTTGATAGAAAATGAGGAGAAGAAACagagaacaaagaaaaatccaGCCAATCTCATGCCATTGCGATACTGGGAATTGTTGCTATGTTTACATGGTAGACCTGTGGTTTATAATCCCATTAGTGTCTTGTCTCATAAGCAAAAATTGTTCGCAAAAATTATGATTTAGAGAAGGGGATTTATTTCCCATCTGCCAAAACCTGTTACATTTGTATTTCTCAATATGAGAGAGATAATTGTTTGTAGTTTTATTGAATGTTTACCGGTACTTTACAGTTCATTTTATTCTTGGAAAATTTTTGCTCTTCAAAACTTGAGGTTCTTCAATTCAATGACTCATCAGagatttttttactttgatgCTGTTAAATGTTCTCCAGGAATGATATGATCTACAAACACCAGTTCTTACTATTCACTTCACAGTGTGGACTTTTTTCCCCAGATCAAGTTCAAGGTCTAGAACCTGGTTTGATCATCATTGAATGTGAATAAtgtctatttttaaatatataatttcttgcccatcaaaaaattttatgCGAATAATCTGTATTGAGATATTTGTCAAACACTTTGAGCCTTGGATAAAGATATTAAGATTCACCATTTTAATTCACATTTGATATGCCATCCAATTTGTTTGATAACCATTCTCTTTTCCTGATTTTGATTTCAAGAGTAGTTATTTACTTGCAGGGTTCTTGCTGTTCCTCGCACTGATGATAGATAGACTTCACCATTACATTCGAGAGCTTCGTTTACTCAGGAAGGCCATGGAGGCTGAAAAGAAGCAAAACCGAGGTTTTGAGGATGGGAAAAATGGCCGTGCAGAAGAGGCCAAAGCTATGGGGGAAGAGATGAGTTCATTAAGGACACAAATTAAGAAGCTGGAATCTGAATGCGAGACAAAAGCCAAAGAGGCAGAGGCAGCAGAAGCCAATACAGTCGCTCTAAAAAAGCAATCTGAAGGTTTCCTTCTGGAATATGACCGACTGCTGGAGGAGAATCAAAACCTTAAGAGCCAGTTGGAGTCAATTGACCAAGGTCTACAATCTTGAGAGCAAGAAGAGTACACAAGTGAGACCTCTTGATAATCAAGTTTCCCATCCTTTCATATATTTGAGGTATTTAAGATTTAAGAGGGTTATAAGTAGGCGTATATCCCCAACAATGCAAGTGGTTTATGAGTAGGCTGGGATTTTGTGTGAAGGAGGCTGTTCAGTATTAATATTGGTGAATTTTGGCTACTTCTTGAATTTATCTTCCCTGTAAGCCAATTCTGAATGTGTTCTTTCTGTGTCATTGTGTGGCTTCCAGGGAAGAGTGCTACCCAGTTGATTATTAGttcctaatttttaaaaacgaaAAATAGGGAGTATAATATTGTATCCATTTgcaatattttgtttatttatttcacg comes from the Vitis vinifera cultivar Pinot Noir 40024 chromosome 12, ASM3070453v1 genome and includes:
- the LOC100249972 gene encoding uncharacterized protein LOC100249972, translating into MIQLLFTVIFAEMALIMTLLFKTPLRKLVVMALDRVKRGRGPIMAQTVATTVFVVLMSSVYSMMKIQNRSVEPGLINPTDQVLMARHLLEASLMGFLLFLALMIDRLHHYIRELRLLRKAMEAEKKQNRGFEDGKNGRAEEAKAMGEEMSSLRTQIKKLESECETKAKEAEAAEANTVALKKQSEGFLLEYDRLLEENQNLKSQLESIDQGLQS